The following proteins are co-located in the Arctopsyche grandis isolate Sample6627 chromosome 3, ASM5162203v2, whole genome shotgun sequence genome:
- the LOC143909211 gene encoding uncharacterized protein LOC143909211, with protein sequence MKNNKQILIEKSVIRLKRSIYLSKLEEYRLQGRPIVYTDESYINSSHTMPKSWSDETSKGCRVPIYKGNMLIIVHACSEKGFIPNALLIYPTKIKPGDYHNNMNAINYQKWIKEKLVPNLQPQSVIVIGNASYHNVMSEPMPTSNSRKADMLAWLRKFNIPYPEKCTKPFVLDKILEAHGHNVLRLPPYHPELNPIELLWGIIKGKVASKNVMFDLKVVEELFRKEAESITIDKFRDVWRHVKKHEEKFIELEPKLDNLTDNFTDIIKVEYSEYMDSSSDGELSGVEEL encoded by the exons atgaaaaataataaacaaatactaaTTGAAAAAAGTGTAATTCGACTGAAGAGATCCATatatctttccaaattagaagagTATAGATTGCAAGGCCGCCCTATAGTTTACACGGATGAATCCTATATAAATAGCTCACATACGATGCCAAAATCATGGTCCGATGAAACTAGCAAAGGTTGCAGAGTACCGATTTATAAGGGTAATATGCTAATAATAGTTCACGCCTGTTCTGAAAAAGGATTTATTCCAAATGCGTTACTTATATATCCAACTAAAATTAAACCCGGagattatcataataatatgaacGCGATTAATTACCAAAAATGGATTAAAGAAAAGCTTGTTCCAAATTTACAACCCCAATCTGTAATTGTTATTGGTAATGCGTCGTACCATAATGTCATGTCAGAACCTATGCCCACATCTAATTCCAGAAAAGCTGACATGTTAGCTTGgttaagaaaatttaatataccttaTCCAGAAAAATGCACAAAGCcc TTTGTACTTGATAAAATCTTGGAAGCTCACGGACATAACGTACTACGCCTACCACCCTACCACCCAGAACTAAACCCTATAGAATTACTGTGGGGCATTATTAAGGGTAAAGTAGCTTCAAAAAATGTCATGTTTGACTTAAAGGTCGTTGAAGAGCTGTTTAGGAAAGAAGCAGAGTCAATCACTATTGATAAATTCAGAGACGTTTGGAGACATGTGAAAAAAcatgaagaaaaatttattgaactggaacCAAAACTCGATAATTTAACGGACAATTTCACTGACATTATAAAAGTAGAATATTCTGAATATATGGATTCTTCAAGTGATGGAGAATTAAGTGGCGTAGAGGAATTATGA